In the Ensifer adhaerens genome, one interval contains:
- a CDS encoding ABC transporter permease subunit, whose amino-acid sequence MIQRTPFANALTYGVMIFGFLLLIGPFIVIVSGASQTFQQVNAIPFSFVPQDRLFENMGAAWSRASLGTAMLNSFVMASLVTVGKVALSALTAFAIVFFRTPLKGFFFWMVFITLMLPLEVRVVPTYAVAADLFQPIRLLISAITGFEISVDWNLLNSYAGLTLPLIATATGTFLYRQFYLTLPDELAEAARMDGSGAIRFFIDMLLPLSRTNMLALTTIMFVYGWNQYLWPLLMVTDPQYKTTMMSLVALLPADNGTPDWNVTLAGSLIIMLPPLIVVAVLQRWFVRGLVATEK is encoded by the coding sequence ATGATCCAGCGGACCCCCTTCGCCAACGCGCTGACCTATGGCGTGATGATCTTCGGCTTCCTGCTGCTGATCGGCCCCTTCATCGTCATCGTGTCGGGCGCCAGCCAGACCTTCCAGCAGGTCAACGCCATCCCCTTCAGCTTCGTGCCGCAGGATCGCCTCTTCGAGAACATGGGCGCGGCCTGGTCGCGCGCCAGCCTCGGGACGGCGATGCTGAACAGCTTCGTGATGGCGAGCCTTGTCACGGTCGGCAAGGTGGCGCTGTCGGCGCTGACGGCATTTGCCATCGTGTTCTTCCGCACACCGCTCAAGGGCTTTTTCTTCTGGATGGTGTTCATCACCCTGATGCTGCCGCTCGAAGTGCGCGTGGTGCCCACCTATGCGGTTGCCGCCGATCTGTTCCAACCGATCCGATTGCTGATTTCCGCCATCACCGGCTTCGAGATCTCCGTCGACTGGAACCTTCTCAATTCCTATGCCGGTCTGACATTGCCGCTGATCGCCACGGCGACCGGAACCTTCCTCTACCGCCAGTTCTACCTGACCCTGCCGGACGAGCTGGCGGAGGCGGCGCGTATGGACGGGTCAGGCGCAATCCGCTTTTTCATCGACATGCTGCTGCCGCTCTCGCGCACCAACATGCTGGCGCTGACCACGATCATGTTCGTCTACGGCTGGAACCAGTATCTCTGGCCCCTCCTGATGGTGACGGACCCGCAATACAAGACCACGATGATGTCGCTGGTTGCGCTCCTGCCCGCCGACAACGGCACGCCGGACTGGAACGTGACGCTCGCCGGTTCTTTGATCATCATGCTGCCTCCACTCATCGTCGTCGCCGTGCTGCAGCGGTGGTTCGTTCGCGGCCTCGTGGCCACGGAAAAATGA